The window GGCTACCTTTCTGAGGATATTCTTCCTGGCTACTTTGATAGGATCCATTGTGGGGTTAAAGGCGGTTTCAAATTAAAAGAAGAAAGGAGAAATCAGATTGGAAGAATTGAAGAATGTGAACAAGAAATTCCAGGAGATAACAGATTACTTCTCTCCAAAAATCATAGCTGAGGTGAATGATGTATATGTAAAGCTGGCCAGGATCAGGGGGGATAAGATCCCCTTGCATAAGCACCGGGAAGAGGATGAGTTGTTCTATGTTCTTGAAGGAGAACTGTTCATGGAAGTGGAAGGCGAAGCAGGCTTCGTGATGAAGGCAGGCGATATTTATGTCGTAAAAAAGGGGAAGGAACACAGGATCTCTTCAAAGGAGGAGTGCAGGATCATGCTGATTGAAAACAAGACGACGGCCCATACAGGTGAAGTGAAGACAGACATTACCCGGAGCATTGAAGAGCAAATGTGAATTTCCGGATGGGCGTAATATTCAAAAGTGGGCAAGATGATCGGTAAAATACAGATACCAGAAGCCATTGGTTCGAGGGCTGAATACAAAAGGAAATTTAGCCCGGGAGAGATGTATTGGGGGTTTGTCCAGATTCCCGGGGCCATCACTAATATGGCAGGAAACAAAAGAAAAAAGCTTGCAGACCAGGGCCTGATTGAACGGGTTCAACTGGCGGTAACGGAGGTGAATGGATGTGCTGCCTGTTCCTACGCCCATACCTATATGGCTTTAAAACAAGGAATCCCGCAGGAGGAGATCAAAAGCTTCCTCAGCGGTGACGACGCTTTTGTTAAACAAGAGGAGGCCAAGGCCATCCTTTTTGCCCAGCATTTTGCGGACACGAAAGGGTTACCCAATGCTGAGGCCTATAATACCCTGGTCGATGAATACGGGGAAGCAAAAGCCCAAATCATTTATTCAGCTGCACAGATCATGCAAGCAGGCAATATTTATGGCATTCCCTTCAGCGCACTGGTTTCCAGGCTTAAAGGGAAACCTTATAAAGAAAGTTCCCTGGGCTATGAGCTGGGGATGCATATTGCAGGTTTTGTCCTTCTCCCATTTGCCCTGATCCACGGGACAGTAAGGAGGGTTTTTGGCGTTTCAAACATCAGGCTGGAAAATATTTAAAAAAATTACCGGGCTCATATCCATATGAAATACAATTGCAGCGTTGAATTAGACTTACCCATTGATCAGGTGATCAGGTTATGGGATGATGAAGCCCATTTTGCAGAGTGGCAGGATGGATTTCAATCCATTGTTCACCTGGAGGGCACACCTAACACCCCGGGTGCCAGATCAAAAATCATTTTTCATCAAGGCAAAAATGTTATTGAACTTACAGAAACTATTCTTTCCAATAAGCTCCCGGAGGAGAAGAAGGCCTTGTATGACCATCAACATATGACCAATATCCAAACCACATGTTTTGAACCCCTTGCAGGTCAAAAGACCAGGTATTTTTCTGAAGTTGAGTACAGCAAATTCAATGGCCTGATGCCTAAGATCCTGGCATTCTTGTTTCCCGGTTTGTTTAAAAAGCAAAGTCAGCGATGGATGCAGAATCTCAAGGCTTTGCAGAAAACTTTGACGAAAATCATAAAAAATAAAACCATTGCATGGTAGCACGTCAAGAATCAGACCGGGATTGAATAAAAATAAGTGCAGGCCAGGGAAGAAGCAAACACCAAAAGGTTTAGGTCTGCGGCTGAGAAGAACTTGCAATTAACAGGTTCCAGGGTATTTTTCAGCGTATTAAAACCAGCGTTCTTGTCAGGCTGAATTTCAAGCAAAGATGAACGCTAATGGTTAGCCCTTCCAATCTAAACCCGTTTGTTGAAATACAGGCCCTTTCACCGTTTTTTATCTATGGTAAAAAGAAAAAGGGTGACCTGCGTTATCCCCCGGCTTCCCATTTATAAAAGCTTTAAACCACATAATTTGTCAATCATTTAACTGAAAAAGAATTAATTAATCGTATTTCAAGGCTTGAAAACTCAAAGAATTTAATTATATTTAATTTTCGAAAAATTATTAGGACAATCTTTTCATTCCAGATCTTAAAATCTTGGGTGACTAATTTGGTATTATCATCGTTATTAATGAATAACTCGCCAGCACAAGGGGAGATGCCCATAATTGTAACTTCACAAAACAAAAGAAAATGGAAAATAATCACCACAAAAATAAGAATCAGTATACAAAATTCTTGTTGATGCTGGGGGGATCCTTTACAGCAATGTACTTAACCATGTACCTTAATACATACGAAACGGGCCACCTTTTTTTTAGTCTTACCCGTTTTTACATGGCTTGTTTGGGCATTTCTGCAATGGCAGTGATCATGCTACTGTTTATGCTAAATATGTACAAAAACAAGAAGAAAAACATCGCTATTTTTCTAGGCAGCCTGATTCTTTTTGTAAGTGCTCTAACGCTGGTCAGAACGCAAACGCCAATCGGCGATGTAACCTATATGAAGGCAATGATTCCACATCATTCAATTGCCATTCTTACGAGTAAAAGGGCTACTATAAAAGACCCTGAAGTAAGAAAATTAGCAGATGAAATTATCAAGGCGCAAGAAAAGGAGATTGCAGAAATGAAAGCATATATTCAAAGGTTGCAGGCAAAAGATTAATTTCCAGAGAAGAACAAGTTTCTGCACAGGCCTGTCTAACGACCGAGTAAAAGCAAAGGAAAACATTATTAGTAATTGGGTGTTTAATTAATTGGTGATAAAACTTACTTCCATATTGTTGTCTCTTATTCTCCTGGCAAGTCATTTGTCCTTGACCATTGGGACGCATTTTTGCCATGGAGAGTCAGTGGAGACGAAGATTATTTTTGGGAAGACCCATTTGGGCTGCAATATGCCCGATAGTGAAAAATCCTGCAATATCCCGGCAAAACGTGATGATCATGAAGTTCGCCTTGATCAGGTTCCATGCTGCGAAAACGAATTCCAAACCGTTCAAACGACCAATGAATATATAAAAGAGGGCGTACCGTTTAATCTCAGTGTTGATTTTGCGGAAGCATTTATCTGCAACAGCCTGAACTTTCACTTATCCCCAAAAACAAATCATCCATTATTTTCCGTCTATTCCTCCCCTCCCATTGAAAAAGAGATTCAAACTCTTTTTCAAACTTTCCTGATTTGATTTAAATATGAATTATTGACTCCATGCTGCAATTTGTAGTGTGGTTATTGGTGCGTTTCACCTTTACAAATGGTTGTTAATCGATTTAAAATCATTTTATTATGCTCAATAAAATAATTAAGTATTTTTTAGAGAATAAGCTGGTCACTGTACTTATTCTCGCGGGACTGATCACATGGGGTTTTGTTACCGCTCCATTTGGCTGGCAAACAGGTGGTCTGCCATCTGATCCTGTACCGGTTGATGCCATACCCGACATTGGTGAAAACCAGCAAATTGTCTTTACCCCCTGGGAAGGACGCTCACCACAAGATATTGAAGATCAGGTATCATATCCGTTAACAACCTATCTTTTAGGAATTCCCGGAGTCAAAACCATCCGGAGCTCTTCTATTTTTGGGTTTTCAAGTATCTATATCATTTTCGATGAAGACATAGAGTTTTACTGGTCCCGTTCCCGAATCCTGGAAAAGCTGAGTTCCCTCCCTTCAGGACTATTACCCGATGGTGTTCGGCCTTCCTTAGGGCCCGACGCAACCGCTTTGGGACAGGTGTACTGGTATACCCTGGAGGGAAGGGATAAAAACGGGAACCCAACAGGAGGATGGGATTTACATGAGATACGTACCGTTCAGGATTTCTATGTGAAATACGGACTCAATGCCACTGAAGGTGTTTCTGAAGTAGCATCCGTTGGGGGGTATGTTCAGGAATACCAAATAGATGTAAACCCAGATGCATTAAAAGCCTACGATATTCCTCTGCATATGGTTATGCAGGCAGTTCAGAAATCAAACCGTGATGTTGGGGCAAAAACAATCGAGATTAACCAGGCTGAATATCTTGTTCGCGGTTTAGGGTATGTGAAAAAGACAGAAGATATTGAAAAAGCCGTGGTGGCTGTTTACGATAATGTACCTGTCCGCATAAAAGATATTGCTGTAGTGACGCTTGGCCCAGCTTCGCGCAGGGGCGTGCTCGACAAAGACGGAGCAGAAGTGGTAGGCGGA of the Bacteroides sp. genome contains:
- a CDS encoding SRPBCC family protein, whose translation is MKYNCSVELDLPIDQVIRLWDDEAHFAEWQDGFQSIVHLEGTPNTPGARSKIIFHQGKNVIELTETILSNKLPEEKKALYDHQHMTNIQTTCFEPLAGQKTRYFSEVEYSKFNGLMPKILAFLFPGLFKKQSQRWMQNLKALQKTLTKIIKNKTIAW
- a CDS encoding DUF305 domain-containing protein; amino-acid sequence: MENNHHKNKNQYTKFLLMLGGSFTAMYLTMYLNTYETGHLFFSLTRFYMACLGISAMAVIMLLFMLNMYKNKKKNIAIFLGSLILFVSALTLVRTQTPIGDVTYMKAMIPHHSIAILTSKRATIKDPEVRKLADEIIKAQEKEIAEMKAYIQRLQAKD
- a CDS encoding carboxymuconolactone decarboxylase family protein → MIGKIQIPEAIGSRAEYKRKFSPGEMYWGFVQIPGAITNMAGNKRKKLADQGLIERVQLAVTEVNGCAACSYAHTYMALKQGIPQEEIKSFLSGDDAFVKQEEAKAILFAQHFADTKGLPNAEAYNTLVDEYGEAKAQIIYSAAQIMQAGNIYGIPFSALVSRLKGKPYKESSLGYELGMHIAGFVLLPFALIHGTVRRVFGVSNIRLENI
- a CDS encoding cupin domain-containing protein; this translates as MNDVYVKLARIRGDKIPLHKHREEDELFYVLEGELFMEVEGEAGFVMKAGDIYVVKKGKEHRISSKEECRIMLIENKTTAHTGEVKTDITRSIEEQM